DNA from Neoarius graeffei isolate fNeoGra1 chromosome 17, fNeoGra1.pri, whole genome shotgun sequence:
ggtgccaatattaGTCACACGTGTTTTTCTCATCTCAGtacctgtagctgctttatcctgttctacagggtcacaggcaagctggagcctatcccagctgactacgggcgaaaggcggggtacaccctggacaagtcgccaggtcatcacagggctaacacatagacacagacaaccatccacactcacacctacggtcaatttagagtcaccagttaacctaacctgcatgtctttggactgtgggggacactggagcacccggaggaaacccacgcggacacggggagaacatgcaaactccacacagaaaggccctcgccggccacggggctcaaacctggaccttcttgctgtgaggcaacagcgataaccactacaccaccatgccgccacgtgtttttgttgaaaataattatttcttgatgagggatttgtttttctctgaataaatttatttcaattaaaggttggcttTTCTCGTTTTTCAATGTGGGATGATGCTActgcaccaaaaggtggatttttttctaacactTTTTACTACTCTTTACgagaggtgccaataatcatggagggtacTGTACATAATTTAGAAAGATGGAATGTTTCCAGACACAGTGTAATGGTTTTAAAGCAAAAATCAAACATTTTAAGATGAGTAAACATGACAATAACTTCATCATTTGAAAAGATTCAGTTTTTACTTTATAATATTTGAGTACACTTAAAagtagtcattcattcattcatttattactgttaaCTGACTACATTTTTGGCTGGATACTTGTGGGCACTTAAGTGAGTAAGATTTTGACACATTATTTTTAACCTTTCACTTACGTAGGCTATAATTTCTCAGTTTTCCTCCCATGTTCCCACAGGCCTATCTGGACAGTGTATTTTTACTGTGCAAAGATAACTTAAAGTATTTAGTTACTTAAATATaacgtgtttttttgtttttagaaTTGTTCCCGTCACACTTGTttttataatgtataataatagaaTGTAAAAACCTTAAAAACAAGCATAAATAATGGCAAGTATTCTGGTTGTTTATAACTTTCAAAGAGGGAATATCGATGTTTTCTTTGTTGCTGTCTTTGTCTTTCCCGTATAATTATTTGCACGTAACGTTGTTGTCACTTGTTCTGacctgcttgcttatttatttatttatttattggcacTTGCTGATCAGCCTTTGACCCTGTGTGTTGGATCGTTAGCGTTTCTGCTGACGCGGTATAAGGCCTGTGCGTCACTGCACGTCTATCCTTGAactccctccccccctcccctcccctcccctccctctctGATAGGACGTTTTCAGTACACTGGTCAATAAACTGCTTGGGACATGCCGTATAAAATGTGTGAGCCTGGAATAGTCTGCTCTAACTTAGAACAGAGAAAGATTACAAGCTTTCCTGAATGCGGCTACTTACACTATTAATCTGTAAACTCAAGGACATGCAAGCTTTGGGGAATTGCGGCTTGTGTATGTCTCGGAGATTTTTTCAGAGCCGGACCGACTTCCTGCTTACGTCGGTCAATATGGCTACCATCCGTCAAGCGACAGCATGTTTGCATTTATTCAGGTATGGATAACGGTGTACTTGATTAACGTTATGATTTTTGAACCATATAGCGAAACTCTATAAATTGAGGTCTTGTGTTACGTATGTCTTGTATTCTGACCTAATATGGTGTACGCTTGTATGCAAACCAGTATACTAGTATGACATTCTGTTTCGTATGAGTTTACCGGGTTTGAACCGTAGCCAAGGCGACTGTATGTGATGTACCATTTTAATTTACATACGCTAGTTTGTGGTTTCCTATGCATGAGCTCGAGTATGAGTCTTTAATGTCTCTTTTACTTTTAGAGCCACAGCCAGTGGAATATTCGTGAAGAGAAAGCCTGTACAGCGGTTTTTACGCATCCCAGAAATGATGCAGATAAATACTGTGTCCTTCAGCATGGGCAGTGGACTATGTACGGTTCCCTTCATACAGGTATATTGTCACTTAAAGAAACGTGGAAAGTGggcataaagtgtgtgtgtgtgtatatatatatatatatatatatatatatatatatatatatatatatatatattattttttttttttttttttaatttatgcatGCACATACAAAATCCCAAATGTATCCCTTCTGGACTGTTGTAGTGCACTTAGAATAGACTGTTTGAATTCAAAAGTGACATGACTGTTGACTTCACAAGATGCATGTGTTCCTAAGCCTTTAAATTCAATAcacatttttgttgtttttattgtaGCAGACAGAAAATCTCTCACATGAGTCTCTGATTCGACGGGCATCCTGCTTGGTCACAGACAGTGCCAACACTTACCTTTCCCAAACCACCATGGCTCTTGTAGATGCCCTCACACTCTATACAAAGGTCTGTGCATGTGTTTAATGGCTTATCCAGTGGTCTTTGTTCATTTTGTAACGATTCTTCATCTCAAAAGACTGACCTGAATttggtgtttgtagtttgttcacACTGAGAATTGTAAACTATAGGGATATTTTTGGGTGACGTGTATCAGAGAATACCAGATTAGATACAGTGAGTAACACTATCTGTTCCTGTTCTCAGGCTCTGCACACCCTCATCGCTCTTCAGAAGCGCTATCTGGCCTCAATTGGAAAACTCACTCCTGCTGAGGAAGACAGCATTTGGCAAGTGATCATTGGCCAGCGAGTGGAGGTAATTTTTCTGGACCTGTGTTGTAGTGAATTCAAGTATGAGAGTCCCTTTTTTATGTTTAATAACTTGTGCTCTGCAAAGATGACTAGAAAACTGTACTTTGGAATTGAGTAGAACAGAATGTGATGTACAAATGTTTGGGCACAACTTAttctagttgttttttttttttttcattaagacacttaatgtcttaaagtaatggactcatttctctttacttggtTGTTCTTGACATTATGACTGTCAGTCATTGAATAGGACTAATTACTGTTTATTTACTGTTTTgatggtctcaaatgcattaagaaggcaagaaatgccactaattaccttttgataaGGCAAACCTGTTAATGGAAAAGCATTTCacatgactacctcatgaagctggttaaaataatgccaatggtatgcaaagctgtcaaggtaaatggtggctactttgaagaatctaaatttttttttttttaaaaccacaaTTCCACATGTTCCCCATGTtgttagttttgatgtcttcagtattctacaatgtagaaaatggtcaaaatagtgaaacctatgaatgagtaggtgtgtccaaacatgtgactggtactgtacttttGCACTTACAGTATCACTCACATTTCAGTAAAATAATTGACAATCTTTACTGCTCCTCAGATTAATAATAAAGAAGTCCCATAGCAAGCAGTGTCTTTCTTTATTCAGGTCGCAGACAGGCTGGATGAATGTAAATGCTTTGAGTCAAAATGGATGAATGCTATCAACATCTGTGAGTTGTCAGCTGAGGCTGCTTACAATTCAGGCATGTGTTTTTTATGAGCTACTATTactattcataatggtgtgtaattttgtgtgtatgtgtgtaaataATTGTCTCTACACTGATTTATATCCTCATATTTTCAGGAGCAGAACATTCATCTGATGCATTAAAAAGCAACATGCAAGCAGCACAGTCTAAAATAGAAGAGATGAGGAAACTCCAGTTGGCAGCACAGAAGAGTCTGGCTGAAATGAAAGCTGAAGAAATTCAGAGAATGGCGGAGTATGCGTCAAGTATCAATTTGCAGGATCTGGAAGATGTTCCTGAGGCCTACCTCCGTGAAGATTGAGGAAGCAGACAGTGATAGAAAAAGGATGAACTGAATTGTTTAGCATCAGCTCTGACATGGAGCCTTTCAGCTACAAAAATGTAGTATGGCTGAGAACCAGTGATATGAGTATTACATGTTACAATTTAAACTTAGCCTTGCAGCGCAAAATAACTAATTTTCATTGCTAGGCAATAATTACTATCTGCTTTTCTCTTACAGTAACTGGTTAAGATGTGTGCTATCCATATTTTATCAGGGGGGGAGTACATGTCAAGCTGAATCACAATTTCTCACATGTAAGCCAGTAATTTGTTAAGCTGGTGGATACACTATTTTGAGATCATTACAAAAAAATACTACTGCTTTATTTTAATGTAAATAAAATCTTATTTTTCTATGAATGTGATTTAGCTTTTATTAATCTGGGAGTGAGTTATGGGATTGTCTTGGAGTGAGTGGGCATGCAGTCCTACCTGCTGTTGCTCAGCACAtatgttagatttttttttaattgataagCTAAAGCAAGAACAAAGGTGGTTGGTAATGTGATGAACTAGCATCACAGCCAGGGGCTATTCCTTATTCCTGCTCCATCTCTGGAAcaactgcaaccctgaccagaataaactGGTTAAAGTCTGAGGGAGTTAGAAAGGGGAGTAGTATTTCATATACATGACAATAACAGGAATGTTATCAAGCACATGCAGGTGGATAGGGCTAAACCCACATGAAGAAAAACAAATTATGATTCAGTGGGGGGAAAAATGCTAGTATGCAGTACACTACacagaattacagtggtgcttgaaagtttgtgagccctttagaattgtctatatttctgcataaatatgacctaaaatagcatcagattttcgcacaagtcctaaaagtagataaagagaacccagttaaacaaatgagacaaaaatattatacttggtcatttatttattgaggaaaatgatccaatattacatatctgtgagtggcaaaagtatgtgaacctctaggattagcagttgatttgaaggtgaaatgagaggtgttttcaatcagtgggatgacaatcaggtgtgagtgggcaccctgttttatttaaagaacagggatctatcaaagtctgatcttcacaacacatgtttgtggaagtgtatcatggcatgaacaaaggagatttctgaggacctcagaaaaaacattgctgatactcatcaggctggaaaaggttacaaaaccatctctaaagagtttggactccaccaatccacagtcagattgtgtacaaatggaggacattcaagaccattgttaccctccctaggagtggctgaccaacaaagatcactccaagagcaaggcgtgtaatagtcggcaaggtcacaaaggaccccagggtaacttctgagcaactgtaggcctctctcacattggctaacattaatgttcatgagcccaccatcaggagaacactgaacaacaacggtgtgcatggcagggttacaaggagaaagccactgctctccaaaaagaacattgctgcttgtctgcagtttgctaaaaattacatgaacaagccagaaggttattggaaaaatgttttgtggatggatgtgaccaaaatagaactttttggtttaaatgagaagcattatgtatggagaaaggaaaagactgcattccagcataagaaccttatcccatcatggtggtggtagtatcatggtttggacctgttttgctggatctgggccaggacagcttgctattattgatggaataatgaattgtgaattataccagcaaattctaaaggaaaatgtcaggacatctgtccatgaactgaatctcaagagaacgtgggtcatgcagcaagataacaaccctaagcacacaagtcgttctaccaaagaatggttaaagaagaataaagttaatgttttggaatggccaagtcaaagtcctgaccttaatccaatcaaaatgttgtggaaggacctgaaacgagcatttcatgtgaggaaacccatcaacatcccagagttgaagctgttctgtccagaggaaatgggctaaaattcctccaagccggtgtgtaggagTGATCCACAGTtaatggaaacgtttagttgcagtaatTGCTGcatgagggtcacaccagataccgaaagcaaaggttcacatacttttgccactcacagatatgtaatattggatcattttactcaataaataaatggcaaaatatatttttgtctcatttaactgggctctctttatttacttttaggacttgtttgaaaatctgatgatgttttaggtcatatttatgcagaaatatagaaaattctaaagggttcacaaactttcaagcaccactgtaagacactGGTATCCTAGTGTTATTGGCATCAAGTAAACAATTAGAAATTAATGTATACAAAATAGGTAAATTTGTACTTGTACTGTGGCTACCTGTGAATGTTTCTGAGAATGCTTTAAGTGGgcaggcatacacacacacacacacacacacacacacacactctgttggaCACACATAGgctaattgtctcatctcattatctctagccgctttatcctgttctacagggtcgcaggcaagctggagcctatcccagctgactacgggcgaaaggcagggtacaccctggacaagtcgccaggtcatcacagggccaacacatagacagagacaactattcacactcacggtcaatttagagtcaccagttaacctaacctgcatgtctggactgtgggggaaactggagcacccggaggaaacccacgcggacacggggagaacatgcaaactctgcacagaaaggcccttgccggccacggggctcgaacctggaccttcttgctgaggtgacagtgctaaccactacaccaccgtgcacccCTAGGCTAATTGTATAGTATGTATTTGTATGCTGTAGTATTAAAATTTTCCTTTACTGGAACTAaaaggcccaaacatgttccagcatgacactgCCCTTTTTTCACAAAATGAGTTCCATGAATGGTTTGCCAATGTTAGAATGGAATTTGAGTGGTTTGcccagaaccctgacctcaatcccactgccaacacctttgggatgaattggagtgCTGACTGCACTCTAGGCCTTCTTGACTGCCATCAGTGCTTGACAtcactaatgctcttatggctgaaaGAACatgagccacactccaaaatctagtggaaagcctttccagaaaAGCATAGGTTATTATAACTGCAAAGGCTGGAATAATTAAATCTGTAATGAGGTTTTCAAAAAAAGCATGAGTGTGatgttcaggtgtccacaaacctttgacgCTAACAGAGAATGCTCTGCatgtaaatgtctcatctcatcatctctagccgctttatccttctacagggtcgcaggcaagctggagcctatcccagctgactacgggcgaaaggcagggtacaccctggacaagtcgccaggtcatcacagggctgacacacagacacagacaaccattcacactcatatgcacacctacggtcaatttagagtcaccagttaacctaacctgcatgtctttggactgtgggggaaaccggagcacccggaggaaacccacgtggacacggggagaacatgcaaactccgcacagaaaggccctcgccggccatggggctcgaacccggaccttcttgctgtgaggcgacagcgctaaccactacaccaccgtgccacccgcatgtAAATGTGATAGAAGCAAATATTGGTTTCATATGATTGGTTAATACACCGGTGTTTACCTCTATGAATTTTCAAGCTAAACATCTTAGAATAATTGGGATAATATCATTATACAATTGCATGCTGGTCATGCTGCTAACTGCTACAGCTCTCTGGCCTTCAGTACCAGAAAAATCTGCCTCCTAAGTTAATCAGAGTGTTATAGAGCATTTCTTAAACAGTATACCAATATTAGATAAAGCATTAATTATTTAGTATTATTGATTTTATATACATAATTTTCTATTACTTTATAACTATATACAGTGTGTAAGTGCGTATTTTAAGTTATATTGTGCATATTCCTCCAGTTGTTATCCATTCATCACCTGGTCTAAAAGTCTGTGGTTTTACCTAGACTAGAATTATTGCATACATTCCAATAACTGCAAAATTAATGAATTCACTCTTGGATGTGAATATAATGTTTAAAAAAGCTGTCGAAAAGGCTTACTTCTTTTGTTGGGGGAAAgaagtgttgtttgtttgtttccccaatatagcaTGACTCTGCTGCACAATTTCACAGCAGATGCGTACTATACAATATTAACAGAATCGACAACTTTgtagggcggtatggtggtgcagtgattagctctgtcgcctcacagcaagaaggtccgggtttgagccccgtggctggcgagggcctttctgtgcggagtttgcatgttctccccgtgtccgcatgggtttcctccaggtgcttcggtttcccccacagtccaaagacatacaggttaggttaacctagTATTAACCTAGTAaccctggtgactctaaattgaccgtaggtgtgagtgtgagtggttgtctgtgtctatatgtcagccctgtgatgacctggtgacttgtccagggtgtaccccgcctttcgcccgtagtcagctgggataggctccagcttgcctgcgaccctgtagaacaggataagcggctagagataatgagataagatgttaATCCCAGCATTCCTCTTTTTGTTAGCCCCCCTTGATTAGATTTGGCTGTGATGTAATATACGTTATATCGCAATTATACAAAGAGAACGTAAATTTTAGGGCTTGTTGGGATAATGAGGGTGAGTGCTTATTTCCATGTGTTCAGAGGTCAGGTTGCTCCGCCTACCCGAGCGGAGATATCCAGCGCTATGGATACCCCATGCAGTGTATTCAGACGACAAGCTTAGCAGAGTCAGTAATCATGGCAAGGGGACTAAGATTTCTCGCAAAGACTATTTCAATATTTTTGGGACTATCAGTTCATCTTTCTCTTATTTTATTCATCTTTATTcgtaggttattattattattattattattattattattatgatttacAGAATAAAATAGATATGCAGCAGAGAGAGATTGGGTGATCCTGGCAGTCAGGCTGGTAAGGCTCATCATCAGCTCAGGGCCCTCCCCCTCTCTACATGCAGCCCAGACAGCGAATGGGACTTCTCCCAGGAAGCGCTGCCTAGTCGAACCCACCAAGAACCTTTTGGAGAATATGGAGACTCCCCAACACAGCAGCCTTCTGCATTACCCAGATTGTCAGAAGAGCTGTGTTCCCAATGGAAAACCTTGGCACTCTCTTGATCTGCGTCAAGAGATCAGGAGGTACCAAACCAAGGGCACCGAGAACAATGGGGAGTCGGACAACCGTGTACTTGGGATGCAAGCGAGACATTTCAAATGCGAGGTCCGCATATTTTCCATGTTTTTTTCCTGAATCTTGTCAATCACATTGCTGTCAAAAGGGACAGAAAATTCAATTATGTAAATTACTTCATTGGCTTTATCAAAAAGGACAAGATCAGGTTTGTTGGCTGGAATTTTGCGCAGGCTGTATATAGGCCTATTCCAAAGAAGTTTAAAATCATCATTTTCCATGACGCCCTGTACATGTTCAGGGTCATATGTAATGGATCTCAAGCAGCACAGAGACAGAAGTTCTTGGACGGCagtttatttccttagacaaaaaaaaatttaacagaaCAGCACTCTCAATCAGCGTGACTGCAGCGTCCAAGCCAGGATAACTTTCTTCTGGCACATAACTGTATTAATACTGATGCAAAAAGCTACATACATTTTGGCAAATGGAGACACATACCTTAGACAAAAAAGTATTTAACAGAACAGCACTCTCAATCAGCGTGACTGCAGCATCTGTACAATCAAAATAAGCAAACAAATAACATTACGTTCATTTGTGTTGATGTATGCAATGCCACCGTCTCAGAATACGGGAGACGGGACAGACAGAATGTTCATGCATGAGTTCGGTAGTTAATTAGCATTCGGAAACCGAGTAAACATTCGGAATTCCTTCACGCCCATATAACAACAATGCATGTACAATACAATCTTGATGCTTAATACATGTAAAGCTAAATGGATTTTGCATGCATACTAGGATATTACCCACAAAATGAAGAAGTGGGCTAATGCATCAAATGCAAAAGCCATCGTGAGGAATGAGCTAGTCACTCATGGTAACTCGTGGTGACAGGAAAAATTAATAAAACTTCTTAACAGTTTGGCTAATTCCAACCATATCCTCACAATGTGCACACAATTACATAAATCATAAGATGTATCGAATTCACAAATTACAGTGCATTCTAACATGAAGAAGCATAGAATAAAACGAGAGTGCTTAATACAATGAACCTTACCCAAGCCAGGATAACTTTCTTCTGGGAGTACGGTGACCACGAAGGGTCAAAGCGGCAGACCTGCAGTTCTCTCAGCGTCCAAAGGTGTCTCCAACAACAATTAACCAGAACACTGCTGTGCTCAATAATGGCAAAACTCACACAACTATATTATTTATGAACAGTATTTTCTTACTCTGTTACACCCACCATGGATGGACCTCGGAGTCAAAACCACAGGCATGGCGAAGACGGTAGTAAAAAGAACGAGCCATGCCATCATGTTGTTTTCGATATTGTGTTTGTGCCAAAGCAGGGCATCCACTGACAAGGTGTTGGACAGTCTCATTAAATTCATTGCATAATCTACGGTACATTTAAAATTCACATTTTGCTTTAAAATCACATTTTGGCGATTACAAGTGGGCAGTGACTGATCCTGGGCTGCAAAAAGAAAGCCCTCAGTCTCACTTTTCAGACCAGCCGACTTCATCCAGGCAAAGGAATCGGTAAGATGACTGTTCTGTTCCACACACTGCATGTAGACACGATGCAGTGGTTTCTCAGAAAGCCTCTCCTTGAAATACTGACTCTGCGCTGATTTGATGTACAACTTCACCTGGTTGACGCCCATCTCAGTACCATCCAGCAGTACATCACCATCAAtaaaatcaacatcaaaattGAGATTTTGTCCAACAACCTTAGCACGCTTAAAATAGCTGTGGAATTCCTTGCTTTCGTCATGAGTCTTGACATGCTTCACCAGAGGATCATCCGACAAATAAATGTGAGCAAAAGTGCACACTAAAATTCTATCATGGAGAGCTTCCACATTAATCAAACCTCGACCTCCAGAATTAATTGGCATATATAAACAATTGAGAGAGGAACGAGGGTGGTGAGCTCTTATATCGGACATGATCCTTCTAGTGAGGCGGTCAAGACCCTGAATGTCTTGTTTAGTCCAGTCCACTATTCCGAAGGAGTAAGAAAGGACAGGCACAGCAAAAGTGTTGGTGGCTTTGACCTTGTTTCAAGCATTAAGCTCTGAACTCCAGACCTTTTTTAGACGAGATTTATATTCTGCCCTAAGTTTGTCTTTGATGTGGGCATTCTGGAGTTTGTCTCAAATTTGCATTCCCAAGTAAGTGTAGGCCTGATCTTCCACTAGATGCTCAATAACTCCTCCCCCTTGCAACTCAACTGATCCACCTTGCCACCTTGCCAACTGATCC
Protein-coding regions in this window:
- the diabloa gene encoding diablo, IAP-binding mitochondrial protein a, with amino-acid sequence MRLLTLLICKLKDMQALGNCGLCMSRRFFQSRTDFLLTSVNMATIRQATACLHLFRATASGIFVKRKPVQRFLRIPEMMQINTVSFSMGSGLCTVPFIQQTENLSHESLIRRASCLVTDSANTYLSQTTMALVDALTLYTKALHTLIALQKRYLASIGKLTPAEEDSIWQVIIGQRVEVADRLDECKCFESKWMNAINICELSAEAAYNSGAEHSSDALKSNMQAAQSKIEEMRKLQLAAQKSLAEMKAEEIQRMAEYASSINLQDLEDVPEAYLRED